A section of the Engystomops pustulosus chromosome 3, aEngPut4.maternal, whole genome shotgun sequence genome encodes:
- the LOC140122996 gene encoding RAC family serine/threonine-protein kinase homolog, with protein MAWFVNNYINDECRYIQDLLQSSETLKNGSQEKINQNGGKLQENKIIEAGEPKREEPGKKAKTKKKNKITEAGEPKGEEEPGKKAKTKKKNKILARLLKPWKWLKGLVQCRSCTITDEDYCLSDMSGLSYTSIRGETPSYTDKEQHSDTSSGEMSGTYRPVQGRYNYLPAIDISPPGLLLRSGPTARSSSCHNIGTDHSSLDQHQPEQRPRSLPTSLSGCTDCSFLDQYLVDKFPRFVPTYRRYVDHETGEEFSVSSEPKTSAATVPLSLACFNFHQKLGQGAFGQVYLATDTIRKENVAIKVVDKLAYTLNSDILVERQILQISHGSPYLIHGLAAFHTNNFVYYVMELAGRGDLHNFIENNLHRLDTDIAKFITAELVCGVDFLHKQGIIHLDLKPPNILLTTEGHIKISDFGHAVTGVLYKTSRRCPATPGYAAPEMIRGSSFGRGVDYFAIGIILYRLMTGLTAFPGKYVIGRFLRVLFSVPYFPKYLTPDQVSILEGLLCKDQDQRLGVNGDIRRHPFFSEINWEDVEARRLEPPAILKTAAFGLSTEGTLDYTEPCHIRCMLQRNFQQFDFVCPEWSKQYHPVITTTGNSVMSRLLSILPNYFFTC; from the exons ATGGCGTGGTTTGTTAATAATTACATCAACGATGAATGTCGTTACATCCAGGATCTGCTCCAAAGCTCCGAAACCTTGAAAAATGGTTCACAGGAGAAGATCAACCAGAATGGAGGAAAACTACAGGAGAACAAGATCATTGAGGCTGGAGAACcaaagagagaagaaccagggaaGAAAGctaagacaaaaaagaaaaacaagatcACTGAGGCTGGAGAACCAAAGGGAGAAGAGGAACCAGGGAAGAAAGCTAAGACAAAAAAGAAGAACAAGATCTTAGCCCGGCTCCTGAAACCCTGGAAATGGTTAAAAGGTCTCGTacagtgcagatcctgcaccATCACTGATGAGGATTATTGTCTTAGTGACATGTCAGGACTCAGCTACACCAGCATCAGAG GCGAGACGCCATCTTACACAGATAAGGAGCAACACAGTGACACATCCAGCGGAGAGATGAGTGGAACATACCGGCCTGTGCAGGGGCGCTACAATTATCTCCCGGCTATAGATATCAGCCCACCCGGGTTACTTCTCAGGTCTGGACCAACAGCTCGGAGCAGCAGCTGCCACAACATCGGCACTGACCACAGCTCTCTAGACCAACACCAACCAGAGCAACGTCCACGGTCATTACCAACATCTCTGAGCGGCTGCACCGACTGCAGCTTTCTAGACCAATACCTAGTAGATAAGTTTCCCAGGTTTGTACCAACGTACAGGAGATATGTCGACCATGAGACAGGAGAGGAATTTTCAGTGTCATCTGAGCCCAAAACCTCCGCTGCCACAGTGCCCCTATCATTGGCGTGCTTCAATTTCCACCAGAAACTGGGTCAAGGAGCCTTCGGACAAGTCTACCTGGCAACAGACACCATTCGCAAAGAGAACGTCGCCATCAAAGTCGTGGACAAATTGGCTTATACCTTAAATAGCGACATACTTGTAGAGCGACAGATCCTCCAGATCTCCCATGGGAGCCCCTATCTCATCCATGGCCTGGCCGccttccacaccaacaactttGTCTACTACGTGATGGAGCTGGCCGGTAGAGGGGACCTGCACAATTTCATTGAAAATAATTTGCATCGTCTGGACACCGATATCGCTAAATTCATCACAGCGGAATTGGTCTGTGGCGTAGATTTCCTACACAAACAAGGAATTATCCATCTTGATCTGAAGCCACCTAACATACTGCTGACCACTGAAGGTCACATAAAGATCTCAGACTTTGGCCACGCTGTGACCGGTGTACTTTATAAAACAAGTAGACGTTGCCCAGCTACACCAGGATATGCAGCCCCAGAAATGATCCGTGGATCTTCTTTTGGGAGAGGAGTTGATTATTTTGCAATCGGCATCATCCTCTACAGATTGATGACAGGACTAACGGCTTTCCCTGGGAAATATGTAATAGGTCGCTTCCTTAGAGTCCTATTTAGTGTTCCATACTTCCCAAAGTATCTGACTCCTGATCAAGTCAGTATCTTAGAAGGCCTGCTTTGTAAAGACCAGGACCAACGCCTGGGAGTCAATGGGGACATCCGGAGACATCCATTCTTCTCCGAAATCAACTGGGAAGATGTAGAAGCCAGAAGATTGGAACCACCAGCCATCCTAAAGACAGCTGCTTTTGGCCTAAGCACTGAGGGGACCCTGGACTACACTGAACCATGCCACATCAGATGTATGCTGCAGAGGAATTTCCAGCAGTTTGACTTTGTGTGTCCAGAGTGGTCAAAGCAATATCATCCTGTCATAACGACGACCgggaactcagtgatgtccaGACTCTTAAGCATACTCCCTAATTATTTCTTTACATGTTGA